The DNA sequence atttagtatcatcaatgtaattaatatttccgttgtaatcctatccctatataaaggggttatgaatgaaatgagtagaccaattccaatccatttttacttttacacgttatcagcacgctcagagcaaataagccctcaaaaccctagagattttttttttctttttctgccgccaccaataaaaaaaaaattctccctAGGCCGGCCCTGCCCAGACCGGCCTCACCTCCGCCTCTCCGGCCGAGCACCACAGCATGCTTGCAGCCCACTACCTAGCACAGGCCACCACCCACCTGCGCGCACAGACCGGCCTCCATCGAATTGCTAAGGGCACCTAGACGCTTGGGTACCCAACTCATCCAAGACAGCCCACTGCCCCTGCGTCCACCCACCGAAATCTGCAGCACAGCTCCGAAATCTGCAGCACTGCGGCCTCCAGCCAGCCCCTCCCCCCGCCACGACAGCAGCCCCACAGATTGGCCTCTCCAAATCATTCTTCCGGCCTCCACGATCAGCCTCCCTCCCTACTGCCCAGCACCTGCGCGCACACCCACCGGCCCTCCCAGCCTGCAATACCCCGCCTTGCCAACCTCGCCGCCTGCCACACCTGCAGATCACAGTCGCAGCAGCCCAAACCAGTCTGCTCCTAAACCAGAAGGAAGGAaagccggaggaggaagaagaagaagaagaaaaaaaaaagggcaactCGGGCCGAAGTAAGGAACCGGcccagaaacgaaaaaaaaaaagggcccaAAGAACAGAAGGCCCAGAAAGGGCCCAAagaacagaacaaaaaaaaagaaaaaataaaggagCAGGCCCTGCAGGcccagaaacgaaaaaaaaaaaaacagaaaaagaaaagaacaaagagaaggcccaaagaaaaaaccaggcccagagaaaaaaaagaaaagaaaaaaagggggatcaaagcccactgctgaaaagggagaggaagcggtccagttttttttttttttctcaagcacacaaacatcgctacgcacgcctgcatcaacacgcgcgtgcgctaggattgttttattttctcgaaatcaagtatgttttctttattttattttatgatttttaacaaagcatgtgaattttattatattttgttattaagcatgtttagtcGATAATTTTTGATCATTtgaagcatgccttgttatttatgttttagataattacctttaagcatgattatatatttcattgtttatggtttatttatgaaattttgagcatgtttttatgtttatttatccttatataaattattcctaagcatgcctttatattatgctattgtttatattttattttacgcatgatatatcattgctattattatatgtagcatatattttgttgtatatttgtgcaatttgagcatgtcatgtagtttatttttatatatgctatgttttatttattattaaatgtgttatagttatttttgtaatacaacatataaaattccattttgccatgataatgaaaattcatgcgcattatacacacacttactgtgataaagtattttcacatagcatcgaaaaaatgtgaccattactaATCTTGgttcttgaaatctaattcatatgtttggaaaataatttacgtagatgtctttatgactgtgtaatttatatcttctctcttgttttatgtagatggctgatccaactcgacctgagtttgacatcttggactcagaaggacttcagtaccatcgttgggtttccgatatggaaactgcctttgtggcaaaagactacactgccaccattactgatcccaaagatgatgaactatctaataaggtgaaagcagatgccttaatttttctgaggcgacatattgatcctagcctacgctgggagtaccttcagttgaagacacccaaagcactgtgggatgcctttaaaggacgttttggaaacattcacgatactttgcttccaggactggctgttcagtggaatagaatccgcttgcttgattataaaaaggtcaatgacttcaacaaggatatgttgcgcttaaaggcacgtctcaatttctgtggaagggaaatcacagaagatgatatgatctacaagactcttaccacctttcctaattcagcttttatactagcgaaccagtatcagttggattatgacaacaaaagaatcacaaccttcaataagttgataagcctactgcaagtggctgagagacaaaatgagattttcttgaataacaatgccaggcccactgggacaaagaaaattcccgaggctaattatggcaaaatgaaaggtggaaataactccaatgcaagggggtttagacgtgttgatccctacccacgtggcaacaatgcaccacgtggaaagggacatggggatcgtggaaacaagatgaaaaaggaaagagttgacaatgaaccatgctataggtgtggattcaaagggcattggtacaagaactgccaagcaaacaacagagtagcagctaattacaagaggtatagagagtctaaagaacaagaggctcactatatggaagaaggaggtcatgacctagacgtcaaccttacaattgcaggcttcaatggcaaagaggaacttgctaagttaatggatgctctcaatcttgactgacctgtttttattttccaaagacagttgtgaaggcataatgcctcacttttaattagactattgtttggtcttaaagtttattttcaatcatggattgatgaataagatttctgaacaagaccttgatttgattatcgttggcttattaataaattttgaattttattctgaagcactgaatttattcaaatttatttaccatacacatatttacatggttcgacctagcactataaagatgtaaagcaatacatctagagaaaaattattagaatgaaaagaataccattctacgcaaatagaaatactctaaagaatataagttatattttctaaatacttcccatttatttgtatgaatgaatggaggagaacttgagtgcttagatgatagtgggactacccacacaatattaagaaataggcaattatttattgaattaatagcctataattcctctgtgactacgatgattggatcatcacaagtaataaaagagCGAGGAATTGCcaaaatttttgctgcctaatggcacaacatttaaagtcacagatgCTCTATATGCatcaagagctaatcgaaccttgttaaagtttcaaagctatttgtgccaacggttatcatgtaaaaacacaccgtgagaatggaattgaataccttgatattacatctaatgactgtggaaggaaacacatctcactactacaaaaagttaatcacacaacactaatcacacaacactaatcacacaacggaacagaaatcatccgttgtgtgtttaagtaagctttattgcacaacggtacttgttatattccgttgtgtgaatgccaacaaagtgataacttttttatcagaactacattgcacaacggatttaagtaatgtctgtcgtctgagtcttaaaaaaattagcggcagatttccctccactttggagccttggttgcctcttgaaatctgaaatttgtgctacttgatacaacggtgctttataatttccgttgtgtgattgaaaactggatgccaaattttgaggacgcttgattgaatgtcttccataaggtaaacctagtgcaagctgtagaaatcagacaacagaagttatacttttctgttgtgtgaaagtGGGAACATataggcggcaacattttgagccaaattgctgtatgcggcagatttccctccatgttttgacattttgatactcttacaacagtttgttaggtttctgttgtgtgagcaaCTTTAGAATTTGTTGGAAGTTTAATTGTTCCACATCGTgtcgaaagaaaaatgaaacaaattctcTCGAGCTCTCTCAGTTGTGAAACCCCGTCTCTCTCCACCACCCCTCCCCACGACTCTCCCAATCGGGAAACCCATCCCCCCCCACGAAAcccctctctctcagtctctcgatCTCTCTTGTCTCAATTTcatgctctcttcttcttcaatctcatCACCCCCTTTCAAACCCCAACCCTAAAATCTTCCTCCCCCAGCAATGGCCTCCTCCCTCGACCACAACCACACCCTGAACGGCGATTCCAACACCCAGCAATGGCCTCCTCCCCCGGCCATTATCGGACTCGGAGCCTCCAACTCCACTCCCCGGGTCGGGTTCTTCCGCCACTCCAACCCCAAACTCGGCGAGCAGCTCCTCTACTTCATCCTCTCTTCCCTCCGTGGCCCAATTCAATCTGCCAAGGTAATAATATGCTTTGAAGCGAGCTGAAGGTGAGCTGTGGTTGATTTAGGGATTgttagctgaatataattcgtTTGATTGTTCTGTTATGGAAATTTTCATTGCTATTTGGAAGAGTTAAGTGTTGAATTAAGTACTTATCTTTGTCAGTATGTTATCGAAGAGTAATAGAATTAAATTGGTTCAGGATTTGATGTTCTTGTTGAACAGACCTTTTGTTATAGCAGACATGTTAATTTTTTGTTGAGATAGATATGGTGTATTGGTTTATTTGGTGGCGATGAGTGCCCTTTTGTATTTGGACTGACGGTTATGATGTGTGGATGCAGAGTTGATCAATGTTGGGCAGAAGCAAGATGCATTGCAATCGCTTCATGATCTTATTACATCAAAGAGATATAGAGCATGGCAGAAGCCACTTGAAAAAATTATGTTTAAATATGTGGAGCTTTGTGTTGACTTGCGCAAGGGTAGATTTGCCAAGGATGGTCTGATTCAGTACCGTATTATATGTCAACAAGTAAATGTCAGTTCCTTGGAAGAGGTGATCAAGCACTTCATGCATCTGTCAACTGAGAAAGCTGAGCAGGCACGTACCCAGGCTCAAGCATTAGAAGAAGCACTTGATGTTGATGACCTCAAAGCAGATAAGAGGCCTGAAGATCTAATGCTGAGTTATGTCAGtggagagaaaggaaaagataGGTCTGATCGTGAAGTTGTTACTCCTTGGTTCAAGTTTTTGTGGGAAACCTACAGAACAGTGCTTGAGATCTTGCGCAACAACTCAAAGTTGGAGGCCCTTTATGCGGTACTGTATTTCTTGTTCAGATAAAGATTCCAATTGGTTGTTTTGATCATATTGTTCATTACCATTTGTGTTCATAAAGTTAAAATAGTATGTAAAATCTATATTCATGGGTCTCTATGGTTCTTATACTTTGCTTCCCTTGCCTTCTGATTATTTTGTGATCTCTATGTGTTCTCCAAGTTTCTGTTACTTCTACAGTTCTACTGCTATTGAGAGGATTTGCATGGCTTGTTCACGGGCTCTAGTTTTTCCTTGTGCTTTGATGTTGTTTAGATTAATTTTTTAAGTATTAATGTTGCCATTTTAATGGCCTTCCACTTCATGCACTACCTTGAATCATGCTGCCATTTTTGCTTATGCTTTTACCATCTGCAGTAATGCCGTGTATAACATAACATATGTTATATTCGATTAAATTGTCTATTTTTATTAGCATCATCTGTTGTCTTGGCTGCACTTTCAGTTCCCCCCTATGATCAGACACGTGCTGCCTCTCACTTGGAACTTGAAAATGAGAAAGAGCGCAATTTGAGGATGGCTAATCTAATTGGCTTTAATCTTGACCCCAAAATCGACAGAGGAGATGTGGTATTGcaagtttgtttgtgtttattTTTACAGTTTCTTCTTTAGATTCAACTTATAATTGTTCCCCAAACTGATAATGTGCTTTATGGCCAGCTTTCAAGATTTGCTCTTCTATCAGAACTGGTAAGTTTGTTGAtttctgttttatttttatttataatttattgtattcacttttcctgtgataaACATAGACAATTATTACATTTTTAAGGAGGTATTATGGTTTAATATACCCTGGGTCAAGCTTCTTAAGGTGCTGTTAGTTGATCATCAACTATTTATGAATCAAATTATATTCAGGCCACCTTTTTcgatattttgaaattcatatATCATTTTCCATAAACCTTGGCACTTATTAATATTGGTGTGAATGAACGACTGTTTTTCTGGGCTAGTCATGATGCTTGTCCAAAACAGTATTTACTAATAATGGCTTGCAAATTGAAATTTTCTGCTTCTTTGGAAATgctgtctttttttttaattgttttttcaGTATGGtcttatttgtttttgtgttttcagGTCTCCAAAGGTGTCTTGAGCTGTGCAACCCAGGAAGTAAAGGATCTCTTCCATCTCCTGGAGCATGAATTTCTACCTCTCGACCTTGCTGTAAAGATACAACCACTGTTGACTAAAATCTCAAAATTTGGGGGTAAGCTGGCTTCAGCTTCTTCTGTTCCTGAAGTGCAACTGTCTCAATATGTTCCTGCACTTGAAAAGCTTGGTACTTTGAGGTTGCTCCAGCAGGTGAGTTGATTTTGTACTTAACTATACCTCTTGTTTGCATAAATTCTGAATGGATTTTAAATTCCTCCTTGTACATATTACAGGTGTCTCGGGTGTATCAGTCGATGAAGATTGAACATTTATCTCGGATGATCCCATTTTATGACTTTTCTGTTGTAGAGAAGATATATGTGGATGCTGTTAAACATAACTTCATAGCTATGAAAGTCGACCATATGAAGGGTGTTATGATGTTTGGTAACTTGGTAAGTTAAGGGTGCTATATCATCTTTTTTGTTATGATTTCATTAGATATGTTTACAATTTGAATCTGGAACTTTCATCCCAATGTGGTCAAATTTGGCTCATGAAATGACAGCAGAGTTTCGTGGTCTGTGTGCTGAAGAGGTATAGGAGTAACACTGAACAGCTTATTTTTACTGGACTTAATGAAAATTCTAGAAGTTTGCAATTCATATCCAAGTTTATCTTTTGTGTTCTGATGTGTCTCTTCGTAAAACATGAATCCCAGGCTTATTTGCAGCAAGAGCTGGAAAAATTACATGATCTTAGGAACAAAGTCAAGTTGGAAGGGGAACATTGGGATGACCTTGTATCTAGTTCGAGTCAGAATTCTCATTTAGTATCCAAGGCTACTCGTTTGTGGGAGTCGATATTAGCCAGTAAAAGTAAGTCCAATCATCATCCTTGTAGTAGTATTATCAAATTGTGTCACACAATTATGTATTCATTTATTTAGTTCTTTAATTTCTGGTTAGATTCATACTCAGTTAATCAGTTTGATAATTCAACTCAATCTCCATCACTTGTAGGTCAACATGAAGTTCTTGCTTCGGGCCCTATCGAGGATTTAATCGCTCATCGGGAGCATAGGTAATATACTGTCAAATATCATTTGAATTCACTAGAGGTCAATCAGCAATTTACCTTTACATGCATAATTTTCCTTTATAGGTACCGCATTTCTGGATCTTCTTTGCTTGCAGCTATGGATCAGAGCTCTCAGGTTCCTTATGCAGATGTCTTATCTGTCCAGTCTGGTGATTTTACTCCTACACATGTTGATGATAAAGAGCAGAGTGATGGTTCATATGTCAATATTAACAGAGAAAAGATGAAGAATAATTTAGATTCATCCCATTCACAAGTAAATGATGAAACTCTTCATCGAGCAGATGAGAGAAGTGGAAGAGTCCACCCAACTGTTGACGTGGCAGAAATTATCAGGCGTTGGACACATACTTTACAGCGTATTCATAAACAGTCACTTCATATGGTAAGCACTTggaattatgtttttgattttgttgggaAAATGATTTGAAAGATTGCATTCTTTTAGTCGTGCTTATATGCTGACTTGGGTCTATAACCTCTCAGTAATTGAATCTGTATTGTGCAAATGGTAATTTGTAGGCAAAAGCTAATGAGGGAGAGGGTCCAGAAATTCTAAGAAGTGCGCATGAAGGCAGTTCAAGTGGTCATGCCGAGTCATTAGCTGCAACACTAGCTGAACATCAGCAGCACTTGGTTAGCTTTCAGGTAAGCTTATGCTTTAACTGAACTGGTTATGGCTAAAGTGCTTCCAGCTTCTCAGTTTGGACTTATGTAGAAGTTAGAACCAATTCTTGTCTAACATGGTAGACATTTAACATAAACTTGTAATGAAGTTGTTATTCATTTGAATCTTCATATATGACATTAAATTAAGtatttcaatttgagttatttttGTTGGTATGAGGGGATGTGGGATAGTGAATCCTAGTATGCTTGGACTCCTAGAACTGAATAGACATCGTAAGGCAGGCAATTATGAAATTGAGACACAAGTGGTGGATACGCCTTCTGGAATTCCCGCGATGCAAAATTCATTTTTCTTGAATGTCCTTGTATAATCATCTGATGCTGTGCTGAAATTTTCCAATTGTAACTTGTATAGGTTCTCATTAATCAACTAAAGGAAGTTGCTCCAGCAATACAAAAGTCAATATCAGAATGGACAGATAAAGTAGATAGCATTTCCTCTAATCTGCCTCCAATGATTAAGCATCCTGGCCAGATGGAGAAGGTAACAATCAAGGCACTATGAAAGCTCGTTCTGTGTAAGCACAGTTGTCATCTTATTTTGTTAATCATAAATTGCTTTCTTCCTTTAGGGACTTGCCTCACTACTGAGGAGTGCCTGCTAGATAAAAACAGGAACCTAATTTGACGAAGGAGTAAATAAAGGATCAACTTAAGGCAAATCTTGGAGTGACGAAGATTTTTGTAGAAGCGAATGGCAGCTGAAGGTTAAGAGCCATCGAGAATAGGAATGTTTTTTtattcatgtgtagctagctaAGAATGCTCTTGTTTGGTGCATTATCTTGTTACTTGAATGTATTGATGCTTGAATAATGGTACTTAAATGATATATATGGATTAGAGTATTGTTTATATGGTAATATATTGAGCATTATTCTGGACAAACATTTATATcgatattcttcttgttgttcaagggttagtcatacaacacaatacaaaacaatgtgttgtatgaatgtaaaagagttcaaaattgaggcttctcctacaacagtcactagTTGGTACCCAATTGATTAcagtattcacacaacggataaccaaatatagttgttgtgtgaactaacaaccaacaacaaaagaaaacaaaattatgttgtgtgagattcataacacacaacagaaataaaatgatcactgttgtctgagtaatcaacaaaCAAGGGAGATCAttttacttcagttgtgtgttacttacctcagacaacaaatattaagttatatccgttgtctgttagTAGTCTCAgataacaaagaatgagttatatccgttgtgtgttatgaatctcagacaacaaagaataagtcatacctgttgtgtgttatgaatttcagacaacggcaaaatttaatcttctgttgtctgaatgtgccgaggcatcgccgcgcatgccatgccaggcacatgctgcgcagaactcacacaacggaaataggtatttctgttgagcaaactattatcacacaacggtgaaatcaccgttgtctgatttttcaatcacacaacactcacttagaccacggtgagcttggtcatcacacaacacaaatccaccgtcgtctgatgacctttttgtagtagtgtcttacagaaacttatgagtcaatctagtggactgtacctcactacgattcggatcattgaatcctatattgtcaccaacaatgaaatgtgggacactgactcatacgggcttttgcatgaccgcctatggcaccgaggtcgtgacatgatgatccgtatttttaaagaactcacacagacatcccttcttttgagtgaaaaataggagaaaaatccgccacactgcaaggtgtcagttctagtattgctcaaatgcagtcattgccttctgaagtaccagaagcactacctccctcccattatgcctcattgactatttcaaaggcacatcactcgttttgcaaagcctgctctttagcaaaaacaggatcgagacatTCCTATgttaaagatacaaaacaaaacattccattcttacaaaggatacaaagagatgtatgtggacctatccatccagaatgcggaccattcaagtactttatggttctggtggatgcttcgacaatctggtcacatgtcgttttattgtccataagaaatgctgcaatactcctagcacagattatacgtttaagggctcatcACCCTGataaccctatcaagtctataaggcttgataatgctggagagtttacatcaaaagcatttgatgattattgcatatctatttggatcgatgtagaacatcctgtaccccatgtgcatacacaaaatggtctcgcagaagccaccatcaaaaggctacagatggtggctagggcattggttatgcgcaccaacctgcctatatctgcatggggttatgcaatattgcacgcagctttacttatttgtttcagacccacaactagccaaccatgttctgcgtaccagttggtaactggatatgagcctgacatttcacacttagggatggcaatggggcgggttggggatggggatcacaataccatccccatccccggggtcattttctacccccatccccaCCCCAGTCCCCAATAAAATTatgttggggattccccgtccccatccccattggggactaagcctccaaacccgccccaaatccccaataagaatttaataaataaaataattttttcttatattgtcttttttaaaatcaaaatctacaacaaataaattgaaaatatgattaaattcataaatcataattca is a window from the Rosa chinensis cultivar Old Blush chromosome 2, RchiOBHm-V2, whole genome shotgun sequence genome containing:
- the LOC112183876 gene encoding LOW QUALITY PROTEIN: eukaryotic translation initiation factor 3 subunit A (The sequence of the model RefSeq protein was modified relative to this genomic sequence to represent the inferred CDS: substituted 6 bases at 6 genomic stop codons); amino-acid sequence: MASSLDHNHTLNGDSNTQQWPPPPAIIGLGASNSTPRVGYALKRAEELINVGQKQDALQSLHDLITSKRYRAWQKPLEKIMFKYVELCVDLRKGRFAKDGLIQYRIICQQVNVSSLEEVIKHFMHLSTEKAEQARTQAQALEEALDVDDLKADKRPEDLMLSYVSGEKGKDRSDREVVTPWFKFLWETYRTVLEILRNNSKLEALYAVLYFLFRXRFQLVVLIILFITICVHKVKIVCKIYIHGSLWFLYFASLAFXLFCDLYVFSKFLLLLQFYCYXEDLHGLFTGSSFSLCFDVVXINFLSINVAILMAFHFMHYLESCCHFCLCFYHLQXCRVXHNICYIRLNCLFLLASSVVLAALSVPPYDQTRAASHLELENEKERNLRMANLIGFNLDPKIDRGDVLSRFALLSELVSKGVLSCATQEVKDLFHLLEHEFLPLDLAVKIQPLLTKISKFGGKLASASSVPEVQLSQYVPALEKLGTLRLLQQVSRVYQSMKIEHLSRMIPFYDFSVVEKIYVDAVKHNFIAMKVDHMKGVMMFGNLAYLQQELEKLHDLRNKVKLEGEHWDDLVSSSSQNSHLVSKATRLWESILASKSQHEVLASGPIEDLIAHREHRYRISGSSLLAAMDQSSQVPYADVLSVQSDERSGRVHPTVDVAEIIRRWTHTLQRIHKQSLHMAKANEGEGPEILRSAHEGSSSGHAESLAATLAEHQQHLVSFQVLINQLKEVAPAIQKSISEWTDKVDSISSNLPPMIKHPGQMEKGLASLLRSAC